From the Accumulibacter sp. genome, one window contains:
- a CDS encoding RES family NAD+ phosphorylase, whose amino-acid sequence MAEHAICFKCIEDEVLRATVEGEGEPLLCESCGLEDNNAFSYERLGKALEPVVRKHFQLGPTVRKFYDDDEEGWEQEGDSLSYIVQRALGQEVDDPDALVNALMNAEDYWPGDGEEAFYDDTQLYVRRRATPHAWMFEWSYLCEELAHRRRFFSDSARAFFDRLFEGVADLESFDKDTDQWLLVVNDLPTGTDVLRARVVRSDSDLRVFVETPSRELGAPPAEKALAGRMNATGIAVFYGALDSDTCLAEMRPALGARVLIGGFRTTQALRVLDFRRLEAARLAELSYFDSKYAEQRERAVFLRQLHALISRPVVPGDNDEYLITQILTEYLAHVHRPAFDGVIFQSVQRNGGANIVLFGRSSLELVDVDEYNWGTLPLFTPSLSESEPQQILCFPVEYVKGSAKLFVTRSIEYSHRELQFSVDEQHVFVHDHDHYEDFGDGDWD is encoded by the coding sequence ATGGCCGAACACGCCATCTGCTTCAAGTGCATTGAGGACGAGGTGCTGCGCGCGACAGTCGAGGGCGAAGGCGAACCGCTTCTTTGCGAGTCCTGCGGTCTAGAGGACAACAACGCCTTCTCCTATGAGCGGCTCGGCAAGGCGTTGGAACCGGTCGTGCGTAAGCATTTCCAGCTTGGTCCGACTGTCCGAAAGTTCTACGACGACGATGAGGAGGGCTGGGAGCAGGAGGGCGACTCGCTGTCTTACATAGTGCAGAGGGCCCTAGGCCAGGAGGTTGACGATCCGGACGCGCTCGTCAACGCGCTCATGAACGCCGAAGACTACTGGCCAGGTGACGGCGAGGAAGCCTTCTACGACGACACCCAGCTCTACGTGCGGCGCAGGGCAACGCCGCACGCCTGGATGTTCGAATGGAGCTACCTTTGCGAAGAGTTGGCTCATCGTCGACGTTTTTTTAGCGACAGCGCGAGGGCGTTCTTCGATCGGCTGTTCGAAGGCGTCGCTGACTTGGAGTCCTTCGACAAGGACACCGACCAGTGGCTGCTCGTGGTGAACGATCTACCGACGGGAACGGATGTTCTTCGCGCGCGTGTGGTTCGCTCGGACTCTGACCTCAGGGTGTTCGTGGAAACGCCGTCGCGTGAACTGGGTGCGCCGCCGGCTGAGAAGGCGCTGGCCGGTCGAATGAACGCGACCGGAATCGCTGTCTTCTACGGGGCTCTTGACTCGGACACCTGCCTTGCCGAAATGCGCCCGGCACTTGGGGCACGGGTATTGATCGGTGGATTCCGGACGACTCAGGCGCTACGCGTTCTCGACTTCAGGCGGCTCGAAGCCGCCAGGCTCGCCGAACTCAGTTACTTCGACTCGAAGTACGCGGAGCAGCGGGAGCGAGCCGTATTCCTGCGTCAGCTGCATGCACTTATTAGCCGCCCGGTGGTACCGGGGGATAACGATGAATATCTCATAACGCAGATACTGACCGAATATCTGGCGCACGTGCATCGGCCAGCGTTTGACGGCGTGATCTTCCAGTCGGTGCAGCGCAATGGAGGCGCGAACATAGTCCTGTTCGGCCGTAGTTCCCTTGAGTTGGTCGACGTTGACGAGTACAACTGGGGCACGTTGCCGCTTTTCACACCGTCGTTGTCGGAAAGCGAGCCACAGCAGATACTATGCTTTCCGGTTGAGTACGTGAAGGGCAGTGCGAAGCTCTTCGTCACCCGATCTATTGAGTACTCGCACCGTGAGCTTCAGTTCTCCGTGGACGAACAGCACGTGTTCGTCCACGACCACGACCATTACGAGGACTTCGGCGATGGCGACTGGGACTAG
- a CDS encoding DUF3987 domain-containing protein — translation MSAYDHAALKRGASFLDELAVQVHGTAVESRGKVAIASQQPIEEQVVDTDPEPFDQATPPTPWPADGLPPGMAEAARAIAEHVQAPEALAGMAVLGAVAHVAMRLVDAQHPKKGTLPASLYMLTALSSGGRKSECFNLATAPIAKLERAAREAHKAKLKRLQAEAAAAMPKDRASILQEAPPDPRTIFLDTTTQKVEHEFVHDSAPALSLSTDEGGTLLSGHSLKSETRAASLGALTRLFDGTGVQRDRIGDGQSGFRFGVRFGLFLSAQPVVLADALSDPLMRGQGFLPRFLYAAPASLAGTRLLDERALSRKAADDRRLIEYWKALERMCNSEVVVDEHRGLCLPTVGMDSDAVTHWLGFYNQTEIQQAEGGDFETLGAFASRAGELAARVSAVFAAWRCCKRGSDVKDATVTGSDMRCAVALVRYSLAEWRRHSAGAVLSPVERDARELLEWLHRKGWKTFARMKLGQHCPNALRKDTRRRNAAVEELQRRRWLLESDGCFSVVQKTAAPPAVAVSAVSAGGRAREAADTARKATAIDGVALLPEASRRMPETVADVGATVAAVLSSSAAVSEEFF, via the coding sequence ATGAGCGCCTACGACCATGCCGCCCTCAAGCGTGGAGCGTCCTTTCTCGATGAGCTTGCCGTGCAGGTCCACGGTACCGCTGTAGAAAGCCGAGGCAAGGTGGCAATCGCGAGTCAGCAGCCGATCGAAGAACAGGTTGTCGACACTGACCCGGAGCCGTTCGACCAAGCCACGCCGCCGACGCCCTGGCCTGCTGACGGTTTGCCGCCGGGCATGGCGGAGGCCGCTCGCGCCATTGCTGAGCATGTGCAGGCACCGGAAGCCTTGGCCGGCATGGCGGTGCTGGGGGCTGTTGCGCACGTGGCGATGCGGCTGGTCGATGCGCAACACCCAAAAAAGGGAACACTGCCCGCCAGCTTGTACATGCTCACGGCGCTGTCGAGCGGCGGACGCAAGTCGGAGTGTTTCAATCTGGCGACAGCGCCCATAGCGAAGTTGGAGCGCGCGGCGCGCGAGGCGCACAAGGCCAAGCTGAAGCGGCTTCAAGCCGAGGCTGCCGCAGCGATGCCAAAGGATCGCGCCAGCATCCTCCAGGAAGCGCCCCCCGATCCGCGCACGATATTCCTGGATACGACGACGCAAAAGGTCGAGCATGAGTTTGTGCACGACTCAGCACCGGCGCTGAGCCTGTCAACGGACGAGGGCGGCACGCTGCTGAGCGGTCATTCCCTGAAATCTGAAACGCGGGCCGCGAGCCTGGGCGCTTTGACCCGGTTGTTCGACGGCACGGGCGTACAGCGCGACCGGATCGGCGATGGACAAAGCGGGTTCAGATTCGGTGTTCGATTCGGACTGTTCCTGAGCGCACAGCCGGTTGTTCTGGCGGACGCTCTGAGCGATCCGCTCATGCGAGGTCAAGGCTTCCTGCCCCGCTTTCTCTACGCAGCACCCGCCAGCTTGGCAGGGACAAGGCTGCTTGATGAGAGAGCGCTGTCTCGAAAAGCCGCCGACGATCGGCGACTGATCGAGTACTGGAAAGCACTTGAGCGCATGTGCAACAGCGAAGTCGTCGTCGATGAGCACCGGGGGCTGTGTCTGCCAACGGTAGGCATGGACTCCGATGCAGTCACGCACTGGCTGGGCTTTTACAACCAGACCGAAATCCAACAGGCTGAGGGGGGCGACTTCGAAACCTTGGGGGCGTTCGCTTCCCGAGCGGGCGAATTGGCGGCACGCGTGTCTGCCGTGTTTGCTGCCTGGCGCTGCTGCAAGCGCGGCTCTGACGTCAAGGATGCCACCGTCACCGGCAGCGACATGCGGTGCGCCGTGGCGCTGGTGCGCTACTCGCTCGCGGAGTGGCGCCGGCACAGCGCTGGCGCTGTGTTGAGCCCTGTCGAGCGTGACGCCCGCGAGCTTCTGGAGTGGCTGCACCGCAAGGGCTGGAAAACGTTCGCGCGAATGAAACTCGGCCAGCACTGCCCGAACGCACTGCGCAAAGACACACGCCGCCGTAATGCCGCCGTCGAGGAACTTCAGCGCCGGCGCTGGTTGCTTGAATCGGACGGTTGCTTCTCCGTGGTGCAGAAAACGGCGGCGCCACCTGCTGTTGCTGTATCTGCTGTTTCTGCTGGCGGACGTGCGAGGGAAGCAGCAGATACAGCAAGAAAAGCAACAGCAATCGACGGCGTAGCTCTCTTACCCGAGGCGTCGCGGCGGATGCCGGAGACTGTCGCCGACGTCGGCGCGACCGTGGCAGCGGTGCTGAGCAGCAGCGCAGCAGTTTCTGAGGAGTTTTTCTGA
- a CDS encoding DNA primase produces the protein MNAAEKFLSRVEHKQTGSGRWQFRVPTRKDRHMSGALRELDDGRILIHDFGGDSASEIMSAVGLTLEDLFPARGPYHGKPERRPFPAADVLRCIAFEALVVAAAGAALLAGHPFNATDRERLLLAVSRIQASVTAGGLA, from the coding sequence ATGAACGCAGCCGAAAAATTTCTGTCCCGCGTCGAACATAAGCAGACGGGTTCGGGACGCTGGCAGTTCAGAGTCCCCACGCGCAAGGACCGGCACATGTCCGGCGCTCTTCGCGAACTGGACGATGGCAGGATACTGATTCACGACTTTGGCGGGGACTCGGCGAGCGAGATCATGAGCGCGGTCGGATTGACGCTCGAAGATCTGTTTCCGGCCCGTGGGCCATATCACGGCAAACCAGAACGGCGACCATTCCCGGCCGCAGACGTCTTGCGTTGCATCGCGTTCGAGGCGCTTGTCGTTGCTGCTGCCGGCGCAGCGCTACTCGCTGGCCACCCGTTCAACGCGACGGATCGTGAGCGGTTGTTACTGGCCGTGTCCAGGATTCAGGCGTCGGTGACGGCGGGAGGGCTGGCATGA
- a CDS encoding helix-turn-helix domain-containing protein, with protein sequence MTIQQVIGKTRELVDEKTAAKILNVSPGTLSVWRSTGRYNLPFTKCGRLVRYDKAVLDAWLDARTRQTGATA encoded by the coding sequence ATGACCATTCAGCAAGTCATCGGCAAGACCCGCGAGCTTGTCGATGAAAAGACGGCGGCGAAAATCCTCAACGTGTCGCCTGGCACACTCTCCGTGTGGCGGAGTACGGGCAGGTACAACCTGCCGTTCACCAAGTGCGGTCGATTGGTCCGATACGACAAGGCCGTTCTCGACGCATGGCTTGACGCCCGCACCCGCCAAACCGGCGCGACGGCTTGA
- a CDS encoding type II toxin-antitoxin system MqsA family antitoxin — MRCAICRHGETRLGAVTVPLERDGMTIVFRKVPALVCESCGEAFHDEGVTASLLKQAEQAAAAGVEVAVRRFAVAA; from the coding sequence GTGAGATGCGCCATCTGCCGACACGGCGAAACCCGACTCGGTGCCGTGACTGTTCCACTTGAACGCGACGGCATGACGATTGTTTTCCGGAAAGTTCCGGCGCTGGTGTGCGAGAGCTGCGGCGAAGCCTTCCATGATGAAGGCGTTACCGCTTCCTTGCTGAAACAAGCCGAACAGGCAGCGGCGGCGGGCGTGGAAGTCGCCGTGCGGCGCTTTGCGGTGGCCGCATGA
- a CDS encoding DUF2442 domain-containing protein, which translates to MILHTTEVTPLSGYRLFLRFNNGESGEVDLSHELDGEVFEPLRDPALFATASQHPVMRTVAWASGADIAPEFLLDLMHAQQGDRAA; encoded by the coding sequence ATGATCCTGCACACCACGGAAGTAACCCCGCTGTCGGGCTATCGCCTGTTCCTGCGCTTCAACAACGGAGAGTCCGGCGAAGTGGATCTGTCCCACGAACTTGACGGTGAAGTGTTCGAACCGCTACGCGACCCGGCGCTGTTCGCTACGGCCAGCCAGCACCCGGTCATGCGCACGGTGGCATGGGCAAGCGGCGCGGACATCGCCCCGGAATTCCTGCTCGATCTGATGCACGCGCAGCAAGGAGATCGGGCTGCGTGA
- a CDS encoding DUF4160 domain-containing protein, with protein sequence MPEISRFFGIVIYMNWREHPPMHFHAVYGEHEALMTLDGKLYAGSLPGRALSMVREWLTLHRKEIEADWELAMLRKPLNPIDPLE encoded by the coding sequence ATGCCTGAAATCTCCCGCTTCTTCGGCATCGTCATTTACATGAACTGGCGGGAGCATCCGCCGATGCATTTTCACGCGGTCTATGGCGAGCATGAAGCCCTGATGACGCTGGATGGCAAGCTATACGCCGGTTCGCTGCCGGGCCGGGCGCTGTCGATGGTGCGCGAATGGCTGACGCTGCACCGGAAAGAGATTGAAGCCGACTGGGAGCTTGCCATGCTGCGCAAGCCGCTGAATCCCATTGATCCCTTGGAGTAA
- a CDS encoding tyrosine-type recombinase/integrase codes for MSDASRFQFNKERILALPASAAGTRATYHDTKTPGLQLRVTPAGVKTFSMYRRTKGGGPERVTLGRFPAMTVEQARKAASTVNSEIEHGANPAEVKRVLKAEPTLTEFFTEYGRRHGEKLAVWSNMQQRFRDYLQKPLGDQKLGGITRAMIARALSDVENAGKAPATVRLVRALASGIFGKAIEWGYLEVNPAQSVKVAGRLVSRDRFLQADELPRFFQSLAEEPSIAMRDFILLALLTGARRSNLCAMRWSEINVADSVWRIPDTKNGTPQNVTLCPEAVEILKARQETIAGEFVFPGPGASGHMVEPKKAVIRVMERAGIPYGRNEANGVTLHDLRRTLGSWQARTGATLAIIGKSLNHKSQQATAIYARLDLDPVRQSVNTATAAMLEAGGMKEGAEVVRLPNRGAA; via the coding sequence ATGAGCGATGCATCGAGATTCCAGTTCAACAAGGAGCGAATCCTTGCCCTGCCTGCTTCGGCGGCTGGCACGCGGGCAACTTATCACGACACGAAGACACCGGGCCTACAGCTTCGCGTAACCCCCGCAGGCGTGAAAACCTTTTCCATGTACCGGCGCACCAAGGGCGGCGGTCCGGAACGGGTGACCTTGGGTCGCTTCCCTGCCATGACCGTAGAGCAAGCGCGGAAGGCGGCTTCGACGGTCAATTCAGAAATCGAGCACGGCGCGAACCCTGCCGAAGTGAAGCGCGTACTCAAGGCGGAGCCGACACTGACGGAGTTCTTCACCGAATACGGGAGACGGCACGGCGAAAAGCTGGCCGTGTGGTCCAACATGCAGCAGCGATTCCGGGACTACTTGCAGAAACCGCTGGGTGACCAGAAGCTCGGGGGCATCACGCGGGCGATGATTGCGCGCGCGCTGTCCGACGTTGAGAATGCAGGCAAGGCCCCGGCGACGGTCAGGCTGGTACGGGCGCTGGCGTCTGGAATTTTCGGCAAGGCGATTGAATGGGGCTACCTTGAAGTGAACCCGGCGCAAAGCGTCAAGGTGGCCGGGCGCCTCGTGAGCCGCGACCGATTCCTGCAAGCTGATGAACTGCCCCGGTTCTTTCAATCGCTGGCGGAAGAGCCGAGTATCGCCATGCGCGACTTCATTCTGCTGGCGCTGCTGACTGGCGCACGGCGGTCAAATCTATGCGCCATGCGCTGGTCGGAAATCAACGTGGCGGATTCCGTCTGGCGAATCCCCGATACCAAGAACGGCACCCCGCAGAACGTGACGCTCTGCCCGGAAGCCGTCGAGATCCTGAAGGCACGACAGGAAACGATCGCAGGCGAGTTTGTCTTCCCTGGGCCTGGCGCCAGCGGCCACATGGTGGAGCCGAAGAAGGCGGTGATTCGCGTCATGGAGCGGGCCGGGATTCCCTACGGGCGCAACGAGGCGAACGGCGTAACGCTGCATGACCTGCGGCGCACGCTCGGCAGTTGGCAAGCGAGAACCGGCGCAACGCTGGCGATCATCGGCAAGAGCCTGAACCACAAGAGCCAGCAAGCAACCGCGATCTACGCGCGACTCGATCTTGATCCGGTGCGCCAGTCCGTCAATACGGCAACGGCTGCCATGCTGGAGGCCGGCGGAATGAAAGAGGGGGCCGAGGTCGTACGACTGCCGAACCGGGGCGCTGCCTAG
- a CDS encoding carbohydrate-binding module family 20 domain-containing protein has product MGTPGDLQRMIGTCHDAGVRVFADVVVNRMATDAGIAADGPPSNAVTLTDHYFSANDFHTDGGPISDADCTSPARRGEVMHCRLEGMPDLAVERSHVQGQVANHLCRLLEMGVDGFRIDAAKHMPAGTYCNVIDATRDANGRTCGGTRVVVDVHGQGDIAVPAGGANVPAVAIDTGQPIGGGATCTLTFIVTGAGTAWGQSLYVVGNQAGVGNWSAGNGFALTIRGTGADAPWSDRISLPAATAVQYKHAKWDGTGAVWECDQASASGHREFTSCASGAQARADGPFAR; this is encoded by the coding sequence ATGGGAACTCCGGGTGATCTGCAGCGAATGATCGGCACTTGCCACGACGCCGGGGTGCGGGTCTTCGCCGACGTGGTCGTCAACCGGATGGCCACCGATGCGGGCATCGCCGCCGACGGTCCGCCTTCGAACGCCGTCACGCTGACCGATCACTACTTCAGTGCCAATGACTTCCACACCGACGGTGGTCCGATCAGCGACGCCGACTGCACGTCGCCTGCCCGTCGCGGCGAGGTCATGCACTGTCGCCTCGAAGGCATGCCCGATCTCGCCGTCGAGAGGAGCCATGTCCAGGGCCAAGTCGCCAACCACCTATGCCGCTTGCTCGAAATGGGCGTCGACGGCTTTCGCATCGACGCTGCCAAGCACATGCCGGCCGGAACGTATTGCAACGTCATCGACGCAACACGCGACGCCAACGGCCGAACCTGCGGCGGCACGAGGGTGGTGGTGGACGTCCACGGCCAAGGCGATATCGCCGTGCCGGCTGGCGGCGCGAACGTTCCGGCGGTGGCGATCGACACCGGCCAGCCAATAGGCGGTGGCGCCACCTGCACCCTCACGTTCATCGTCACCGGAGCCGGCACGGCCTGGGGCCAGAGCCTGTACGTGGTCGGCAACCAGGCCGGCGTGGGCAACTGGTCTGCCGGCAACGGCTTCGCGCTGACGATTCGCGGCACCGGCGCCGACGCGCCATGGAGCGACCGCATCAGCCTGCCGGCCGCCACGGCGGTGCAATACAAGCACGCGAAATGGGACGGCACAGGCGCCGTCTGGGAGTGCGACCAGGCAAGTGCCAGCGGCCACCGTGAATTCACGAGCTGCGCGTCGGGAGCGCAGGCGCGCGCTGACGGCCCATTCGCGCGCTGA
- a CDS encoding glycogen debranching protein, protein MHFIRHLLGLALACSALAYVPAIAAINASQLGASYNAKRSAITFKVYSSRATRIELWLYAAAGASPEVARIPLTRGSGDVWSTVVSRAALKRAGLNGPVYYGYRAWGPNWTWDADWTKGSSLGFVSDVDALGNRFNPNKLLVDPYALELSHDPLTPDNLSGVPYASGADYRNLDSGHVAPRGIVLGSDRQSIGSKPTRAFKDDIIYEVHVRGLTMNDAAIPQAYRGTYRGAGLKAPYLKSLGVTAVEFLPVQETQNDTNDVSQPPSTDGDNYWGYATLNYFAPDRRYAADRSPGGPTREFKAMVKAFHDQGIKVLIDVVYNHTGEGGAWKSDDPTTYNVLSFRGLDNPTYYTLTSDRQWTWDNTGVGGNYNTRNPIAQNLIVDSLAYWRDTLGVDGFRFDLASVLGNTCEAACFNYDKMDPGTALNRIVRELPPRPAGGGVGIDLIAEPWAIGGNSYQVGGFPSGWSEWNGRYRDSVRRSQNQLGSASITTGELATRFSGSADLYQNNGRQPWNSVNFLIAHDGFTLHDLYACNSKNNGQAWPYGPSDGGEDNNSSWDQGGDAGAQRRAARNGLALLMLSAGVPMIGGGDEALRGLRCNNNPYNLDSTANWLDWNPSPEQSNFRAFAKAMIAFRAAHPALRPATFYSAIDNNGNVMEQLRWFKPDGAVADGAYFDHPNNHAIAWRIDGTEFGDSAAAIYIAYNGWSGDVNFSLPWPGSNRQWHRVTDTCPWAEGASQVRAPRGEDPVGGEGTNYSLCGRSVLLLIAR, encoded by the coding sequence ATGCACTTCATTCGCCATCTGCTGGGCCTTGCGCTGGCCTGCAGCGCCCTTGCCTACGTTCCAGCCATTGCGGCGATCAATGCGTCGCAACTCGGTGCCAGCTACAACGCCAAGCGCAGCGCGATCACCTTCAAGGTCTATTCGTCGCGCGCGACGCGGATCGAACTGTGGCTCTACGCCGCCGCAGGCGCCTCGCCGGAAGTGGCGCGCATACCGCTCACGCGCGGCAGCGGCGACGTCTGGTCGACGGTCGTCTCGCGCGCGGCGTTGAAGCGAGCCGGCCTCAACGGCCCGGTGTACTACGGTTATCGCGCGTGGGGCCCGAACTGGACCTGGGATGCAGACTGGACGAAGGGCTCGAGCCTGGGCTTCGTCAGCGATGTCGACGCGCTGGGCAACCGCTTCAATCCGAACAAGCTGCTCGTCGACCCGTACGCGCTCGAGCTGAGCCACGACCCGCTGACGCCGGATAACCTGAGTGGCGTACCATATGCGTCGGGAGCGGACTATCGCAACCTCGACAGCGGCCACGTCGCACCGCGAGGCATTGTGCTCGGCAGCGACAGGCAGTCGATCGGCAGCAAGCCGACGCGCGCGTTCAAGGACGACATCATCTATGAAGTCCACGTGCGCGGCCTGACGATGAACGATGCGGCCATTCCGCAGGCGTATCGCGGCACCTATCGCGGCGCGGGACTGAAGGCGCCGTATCTGAAGAGCCTCGGCGTCACCGCCGTCGAGTTCCTGCCGGTGCAGGAAACGCAGAACGACACCAATGACGTGTCGCAACCGCCAAGTACCGACGGCGACAACTACTGGGGCTACGCGACGCTGAACTACTTTGCCCCCGATCGCCGCTACGCCGCCGATCGCAGCCCCGGCGGCCCGACGCGCGAATTCAAGGCGATGGTCAAGGCCTTCCACGACCAGGGGATCAAGGTTCTGATCGATGTCGTCTACAACCACACCGGCGAAGGCGGCGCGTGGAAGTCCGACGACCCGACGACGTACAACGTGCTGAGTTTTCGCGGTCTCGACAACCCGACCTACTACACGCTGACGAGCGACAGACAATGGACCTGGGACAACACCGGCGTCGGCGGCAACTACAACACCCGCAACCCGATTGCGCAAAACCTGATCGTCGATTCGCTTGCCTACTGGCGCGATACGCTGGGGGTCGACGGCTTTCGCTTCGACCTCGCGTCGGTGCTCGGCAACACCTGCGAAGCCGCCTGCTTCAACTACGACAAGATGGACCCCGGCACAGCGCTGAACCGGATCGTTCGCGAACTGCCGCCACGCCCGGCCGGTGGCGGCGTTGGCATCGATCTGATCGCCGAGCCCTGGGCGATCGGCGGCAACTCATATCAGGTCGGAGGGTTTCCGAGTGGCTGGTCGGAATGGAACGGCCGCTATCGCGACAGCGTCAGGCGCAGCCAGAACCAGCTCGGTAGCGCGTCGATCACCACCGGCGAACTCGCGACGCGTTTTTCCGGATCGGCAGATCTGTACCAGAACAACGGTCGCCAGCCGTGGAACTCGGTCAACTTCCTCATCGCACACGATGGTTTCACGTTGCACGACTTGTACGCATGCAACAGCAAGAACAACGGCCAGGCGTGGCCCTACGGTCCCTCCGACGGCGGCGAGGACAACAACAGCAGTTGGGACCAAGGCGGTGACGCCGGCGCGCAGCGCAGGGCGGCACGCAATGGCCTCGCGCTGCTGATGCTGTCGGCCGGTGTGCCGATGATCGGCGGCGGTGACGAGGCGCTGCGCGGGCTGCGCTGCAACAACAATCCGTACAACCTCGATTCGACCGCCAACTGGCTGGACTGGAACCCGAGCCCCGAGCAGAGCAACTTTCGGGCTTTCGCGAAGGCGATGATCGCCTTTCGCGCCGCACACCCGGCGCTGCGCCCGGCGACGTTCTATTCCGCCATCGACAACAACGGCAACGTGATGGAGCAGCTGCGCTGGTTCAAGCCCGATGGCGCGGTGGCAGACGGAGCGTACTTCGACCACCCGAACAACCACGCCATCGCCTGGCGCATCGACGGCACCGAGTTCGGCGACAGCGCTGCGGCGATCTACATCGCTTACAACGGCTGGAGCGGCGACGTCAACTTCTCTCTGCCGTGGCCGGGAAGCAACCGGCAGTGGCATCGCGTCACCGATACGTGCCCGTGGGCCGAAGGCGCGAGCCAGGTGCGCGCCCCCCGCGGCGAAGATCCTGTGGGCGGAGAAGGAACGAACTACTCGCTGTGCGGGCGCAGCGTCCTGCTGCTGATCGCCAGGTAG
- a CDS encoding IS4 family transposase gives MPRSSRRGLVLRRRDRSAAGLRKKKQIPKPTRLGDAVRLVAQLGGYIGRAKDPSPGHQIMWHGYSVLQSLREGLSLRLWTSDDNKTCG, from the coding sequence GTGCCCCGATCTTCCCGCCGAGGTCTTGTTCTCCGACGCCGAGATCGAAGTGCTGCAGGCCTACGCAAAAAAAAACAAATCCCCAAGCCCACTCGGCTCGGCGACGCCGTTCGTCTCGTAGCCCAACTCGGCGGATACATTGGCCGCGCCAAAGACCCCTCTCCAGGGCATCAAATCATGTGGCACGGCTATTCGGTCCTGCAATCGCTGCGCGAAGGGCTCTCGCTCCGGCTCTGGACTTCGGATGACAACAAGACTTGCGGGTAA
- a CDS encoding RES family NAD+ phosphorylase has product MSSITWTPRAVSSEARDWRGWAWRIVEAQHVAATMKIVDDATEQEVLESLLEASKPAVPGTASGLDYLLATPFRYPPLAHGSRFRAVTDPGVFYGAATVRTACAELGYWRWRFLQDAEDLERIGPVAHTAFRAELRTTAVDLRDEPFRTEAAAWTHPSDYAATQCFARVAREADVGAVIYRSVRAPEPSWCLAVLTPTAFASRKPHPARQSWWLLVNRQGVIWRRDHELITLAMPCPAPAT; this is encoded by the coding sequence GTGTCGTCCATTACCTGGACGCCTCGCGCAGTCTCGTCTGAGGCGCGCGACTGGCGCGGCTGGGCCTGGCGCATCGTCGAGGCGCAGCACGTGGCGGCGACGATGAAGATCGTCGATGATGCCACCGAGCAGGAGGTTCTCGAATCGCTGCTCGAAGCCAGCAAACCGGCGGTCCCCGGGACTGCCAGCGGCCTCGACTACCTGCTGGCGACCCCCTTTCGCTATCCACCGCTGGCACACGGTTCCCGCTTCCGGGCGGTCACCGATCCCGGCGTCTTCTACGGCGCAGCAACGGTGCGCACCGCCTGCGCCGAACTCGGTTACTGGCGCTGGCGCTTCCTGCAGGATGCCGAGGATCTCGAGCGCATCGGCCCGGTCGCCCACACCGCGTTTCGCGCCGAGCTACGCACCACGGCCGTCGACCTGCGCGACGAGCCCTTCCGGACAGAGGCCGCCGCGTGGACACACCCCAGTGACTACGCCGCGACGCAGTGCTTCGCCCGGGTCGCCCGCGAGGCCGACGTCGGCGCGGTCATCTACCGCTCGGTGCGGGCACCGGAGCCGAGCTGGTGTCTCGCCGTCCTGACACCGACAGCCTTCGCCAGCCGCAAGCCACATCCGGCGAGGCAAAGCTGGTGGCTGCTGGTCAACCGGCAGGGCGTCATCTGGCGGCGAGATCACGAGCTGATCACGCTGGCGATGCCCTGTCCGGCGCCGGCGACGTAG
- a CDS encoding MbcA/ParS/Xre antitoxin family protein encodes MPGMSIQAASSAEPAAVLSKAVTRAADQLHIQRSLLARVLGISAATVSRLYAGTYQLDQRRKEWELAILFVRAFRSLDSIVGEQETACRWLVSNNRALNGRPLELIAHTEGLVRVVHYLDASRSLV; translated from the coding sequence ATGCCCGGAATGAGCATCCAGGCGGCGAGCAGCGCCGAACCCGCAGCCGTCCTGAGCAAGGCGGTGACGCGCGCCGCCGATCAGCTGCACATCCAGCGCTCGCTGCTGGCGAGGGTCCTGGGGATCAGCGCCGCGACCGTCAGCCGACTGTACGCCGGCACCTACCAGCTCGACCAGCGGCGCAAGGAGTGGGAACTGGCGATCCTGTTCGTCCGCGCCTTCCGCTCGCTCGACTCGATCGTTGGCGAGCAGGAGACGGCATGCCGCTGGCTCGTCAGCAACAACCGCGCGCTCAACGGCCGCCCGCTGGAGCTCATCGCCCACACCGAAGGACTGGTCCGTGTCGTCCATTACCTGGACGCCTCGCGCAGTCTCGTCTGA